TGATGTTTCCGAAATTGCAGCGTTAGTCATCTATTTATGCAGTGATGCAGCAAAAGGGATGACAGGACAGGCGGTTGTATTGGATGGAGGATACACCGTTCAATAAAAAAATAGCGAATTTAAACAAGTGCTATCGTGTTGATATCACACTTTTTGAATATTTTAAGACAATTGATGAAAAAACCAGGTATTCACTAGGTTTTAGATTGAAAATAGAAATGAAAATATTATATGATGAAGCTATACATAACAATTAGTTCTACTAGTCGTTTATAAAAATTTATATCACTAAGATAAAAAGGGGGAGAAACTTTTGACTGTCACAATTTATGATGTTGCACGTGAGGCGAATGTATCAATGGCAACCGTATCTCGCGTAGTAAATGGAAATCAAAATGTTAAGCCTGCGACAAGAAAAAAAGTGTTGGAAGTGATTGAGCGTCTCGAATATCGTCCAAATGCAGTAGCACGTGGCTTAGCAAGTAAAAAAACAACATCAGTAGGAGTCATCATCCCTGATATTTCGAATAATTTAAATGCTGAGCTTGCACGAGGCATTGAAGATATTGCGACAATGTACCGCTATAATATTATTTTAGCAAATTCAGATCAAAATGAAGAAAAAGAGTTGTCTTTACTTGATACGATGCTAGGAAAGCAAGTTGACGGTATTGTGATGATGAGTGAAGAGGTAACTGAAAATATCCAGCGCGCAGTGGAAGCTTGTCCAGTACCGATTGTATTGGCAGGTTCTATCAGTTCTACTGAAAAAGTAGCTTCTGTAAACATTGATTATTATAATGCGGCATTTGAAGCTGTAGAAACACTTATTAATAATGGACATATGAGAATTGCATTTGTCTCAGGTCCATTACAGTATACAGTGAATGGTCAGCATAAACTTGTAGCCTATAAAGATGCTCTTGAAAAAGCAAACATTGAAATAGACGATGCTTTAATTGTTGCCGGAGATGGCTCTTATGATGACGGATTGGAAAGCTGGGCGAGTTTAAGTGAACTACAGCAACCGCCTACAGCCATTTTTGTCGGGAATGATGAGCTTGCAATTGGACTAGTACATGGCATTCAAGATAGCGAAAAAAATGTACCCAATGATGTTGAAATCATCAGCTTCGAAAATTCAAAACTAGCGCGCATGGTACGACCAAGACTTACAAGTGTTGTATTGCCTTTATACGATATTGGAGCAGTCGCAATGCGCTTATTAACGAAGTATATGAACAAAGAGGAAGTTGAACAGCAACATGTCATCTTACCTCACCGCATAGAAAAGCGTGGTTCGAGTAAATAACAAAAGCGCCTGTCAATAGCTGACAGGCGCTTTGTATTATTTTATAGCTTTATAATTTTGTTCAAACTTTATTGCAAACGTTACGATCGGTTTTTTTCTGTACGAATAATATGTAGTGCTTTTTCAAGCATTCGTGCATTTTTTTCCTCAATTTCTGCTTTACGCGGAATAGGATCATATAGAGGTTGTGGATCATTCCATGTCGGAATTAGCGGAACAGGCGATTCAGATTGCCATGTATCAAGCCATTGCTGCGGTAACGCTCCAGTCGGTGCAGGCTGATCGGTCATCTCTGTCCAAATATGTGACCAAGCCCGCGGGACGACCCGCCAAATATCATATCCTCCGCCACCAACTGCAATCCAGCGACCTTCACAATATTCATGTGCCAATTTATGTGCAAGCTTCGGTATTTCTTTATAAATGTTCATCGTCCCGTATAAATGTGTTAGGGGGTCAAAATAATGGGCATCTGCACCATTTTGTGTCAAAACAACATCCGGTTTGAAGAATTCAAAAACTTCCCGCATTGATTGTTCATATATTTCCAAGAAGCTCTCATCTTCCGTAAACGCATCAATCGGGAAGTTAAAAGAAGTCCCATATCCTTCACCATTCCCGCGTTCTGTTATATTGCCTGTACCCGGAAACAAATAGCGTCCTGTCTCATGAATTGATAATGTACATACATTTGGATCATCATAAAAGGACCATTGAACACCATCGCCGTGATGTGCATCAGTATCTACATATAAAACACGCAGCCCGTATTTTTTCTGAATATATTTAATAGCTACACTGCTATCATTATAAATGCAAAAACCGGATGCTCTTCCACGGAAACCGTGATGAAGTCCGCCTCCCAAGTTTAATGCGTGCTGAGATTTACCTTGCAGTACTTGGTCGACTGCCTGTAAAGTCCCGCCGACTAACAATGCGCTTGCTTCGTGCATATTTTTGAAAATCGGTGTATCCTCTGTCCCAATACCATATGGTTCCCCTTGCTGAGCGGCTAACTCACCATGACCTGCTTTTTTTACGATCTCAATATACTGCATGTCGTGGGCAAGCGCAATTTCTTCATCTGTTGCAATACGAGCAGGGACGATATCCTCATCTTGTAGGGCACCGATATTTTTCAGTAAATCAATCGTTAAGTGTAATCGCTTATGGTTAAACGGGTGTGTGTCCGAAAATTTGTAAGTGAGTTGTTCTGGTGAATAAATAAATACAGCTTTTTTCATAATGTAACGCCAGGCAAGTTTGGCCACAATACATCGTATCCTTGCTTTCGCAACTCTTCAATAATATGCAGCGGATTGATTACTTGAAGACGGACACTTACAATTCTGGATTTCACATTTTCACCATCAGGATATACGAGAACACTTAATACATTTGCTTTATTTTCATGGAATACTTTCGTTATTTCAAACAACATGCCAGGTTTGTCGTTTACCCGAATATCAATTTTAGAACCGGGCTTATGTGCGCCTGTTAATTCGATGTAAGTATATAGTAAATCAGTTGTCGTTACGATGCCGACCAGTTTCCCGGCAGTAACAATAGGTAAACAGCTGATTTTAGCATCATAAAAAGTCATGGCAACTTCTTCAACGAAGTCTAGCGGATGACCGACTATCGGATTTTTGATCATGATTTTCTCGATTGTTGCATCATAAATCGTAGAGTCCGGTTCTTCGCGCAAACGAGAAGGCAAAGCATTTTTCAAGTCATGGTCTGTAATGATTCCTACGACCAGTTTCTCTTTGTTGACAATTGGCACATGACGGATATTTTTATCTCGCATAAGACGTACAGCATCACGTACTGTGTTTTCGGGCAGGAGTGTATGTATCTCTCTTTGCATAATTTCTTCGACAATCATAGTTCATTCCCCTTTGTGATAAGAATTAATACATGAAACGATTTCTAAAGCGAAGTCTGTCAAATCTCTCCAATGTCTCATTTCCAACACGTGCCCCAACACGCGCCATTAGACAGTTGGCAGGATGGGAAGTAATTTCAGGATCATCTGTTGCATAATATTCGAAATTGACAGATGTCATCATTCTCTCCATCATATTTCGATATTCCCAAACAGATAAACCTGTTCCTTTTAAATCCCAATGCCAGTAATATTCAGTTGTAATTACTAAATAATCTTCCATTGCATCATCCATAAATGATACTTCCAATAATTTTTTGCCTGCGCCGGACCCTCTAAAAGCAGGAATGACTTCAATGGCACCAAGCTCAATCATATTTGGAATCCGATCTTCAGACCAGCGTTCCAATGGATCTGGATAGAGATACGTAACATAGCCGACGATTATGTTATCCTGTCGAATGACGATAATGCGTCCTTCTTCCAGCTGAGCAATTCCGACAAGTGCTTCATGCTGCTGATGGGAAGGTCTAAAAGCTTTTAAATCTTCATGTAATGTGTAGGTAGCAAGTTTTTCGGAAGAAACAGGTCCTTCTACTAAAACATTACCATTTCTCGTTTTGAGTTCAAGACGATAATAATTTTTCACATGAATCATAATCACACCACCTGCTTTTAATACATCTATTATACTCTATTTCATGCGAAAATACGCTTAAATTCGCGAGATGTAACTAAATTGATTGAAAGTTTTAAATATTTTGCCTATTATAGTATTTTTATTGTAAAATGATTGTAGTTTTTAATGAAAGGGGATTTTTCATGGGGATGAAAACAATGGAAAAGCTAGCAGTTATTCCAGGGGAACATAATTTAAAAAATTATGAGGAAACAGCTGCAAATCATGATTGGCAACATAGTGAAACAGCATTTTCTTGGTTTGAAACGGGGAAGGTCAATATTGCATATGAAGCAATAGACCGACATGCAACAACACACCGCAAAAATAAGGTTGCTCTTTATTATAATGATGGGAATAGAAAAGAAGCATATTCTTTTTATGATATGAAACGTCATACGAATAAAGCTGCGAATGTGTTGAAGGAAAAGGCAGATTTAAAAAAAGGGGACCGTATTTTTATTTTTATGCCACGCACGCCGGAGCTTTATTTCAGCTTAATTGGTGCATTGAAAATTGGCGCAATTGTTGGGCCATTATTTGAAGCATTTATGGAAGGTGCCGTATATGACCGTTTAATGGATAGTGAGGCGACAGCAATCATTACAACGCCTGCACTGTTGACAAGAGTACCGCTGGAAAAGCTGCCGCATTTAAAGACGGTTTTTGTAGTCGGGGAAAATATAGAAGAAACAGATAAGATAGTAGATTTTAATAAATATTTTGCAGAGGCATCTCAGGATTTTGACATTGAATGGGTCGATAAGGAAGATGGCTCCATTTTGCATTATACATCCGGCTCAACGGGTGCACCAAAAGGGGTATTGCAGGTCCATTATGCAATGGTTCAGCAATACCAGACAGCTCAGTGGGTACTGGATTTAAAGGAGACCGATATTTACTGGTGTACAGCCGATCCTGGTTGGGTGACCGGAACAGCTTACGGAATTTTTGGACCATGGTTAAACGGTGTGACGAATGTAGTCATCGGGGGCCGCTTCAGTCCGCAAGCTTGGTATGGAGCAATTGAGGAATATGGTGTCACAGTTTGGTATAGTGCGCCAACTGCATTTCGTATGTTGATGGGTGCAGGTCCGAATATTATCGGCAAATATAATCTTTCTACACTTCGTCACGTTTTATCGGTCGGTGAACCATTAAATCCGGAAGTAGTGAAGTGGGGAATGGAGATTTTAAAACATCGTATTCACGATACATGGTGGATGACGGAAACGGGAGGCCATATTATCTGCAACTATCCATCGATGGATATTAAGCCAGGTTCAATGGGGAAACCTGTGCCGGGAATTTATGCGACAATTGTAGATGATCAAGGCAATGAAGTGCCGCCTTATACGATGGGTAATTTGGCTATCAAAAAAGGGTGGCCGGCGATGATGCGGCAAATTTGGGGGAATCCTGAACGCTATGAATCTTATTTCTTAAAAGGAGAATGGTATGTTTCAGGTGATTCCGCATTTAAGGATGAGGAAGGTTACTTCTGGTTCCAAGGTCGAGTAGACGATGTTATTATGACGGCTGGAGAACGAGTTGGACCATTTGAAGTGGAAAGTAAACTGCTTGAACATCCTGATGTGGTGGAAGCAGGTGTAATTGGTAAACCAGATCCGGTGCGCGGTGAAATTATTAAGGCATTTATTTCATTGCGTGAAGGGGTAAAGCCTAGTGAAGCGCTTGAAGCGAATATTCGGGACTTTGTAAAAACAGGATTATCTGCCCATTCAGCACCACGAGAAATTGAATTCAAAGATAAGTTGCCAAAAACTCGAAGCGGTAAAATTATGCGTCGTGTGTTAAAGGCGTGGGAACTCGATTTACCGGCAGGCGACTTATCAACAATGGAAGATTAACTTTATATGCCAGTACTTCTTAAATCGGAGCGCTTACATATGTAGGCGCTTTTTGTATTATTATTTAACGATAATTTAGAATAATCTACAAATATATAAAAATACAGTTGACTAAATAAATATACATACTTATACTTATTTTTATCATTTAGAATTCGTAAAAATTTTTCAGCTATATAAAAATGACGAGGTGACAACATGAAAGCAGGTATTATTGGTGCAACAGGTTACGGTGGATTAGAACTACTGCGGTTTTTGCATAATCATAAAGAAGTGGAGGAAATCGGATTATTTACATCCTCTGATGAAGGAACTCTATTTTCGGATAAATTTCCACATTTAACGGATATTTATAATCAGCCGTTACTTAAATTGGACGATGATGCATTGGCGGAATACGATGTTGTATTTGCAAGTACGCCGTCTGGGGTATCAAGTACGATTTTCCCTTCTTTAGTTGAACGGGGACCAAAATTAATTGATTTATCCGGGGATTTCCGGCTGAAAAATTTAGCAAGCTATGAAACTTGGTATAAAAAAAATCCGGCACCACAGGAAGTAGTGGACCGAAGTGTTTACGGATTATCGGAGTGGAATGAGCCAGCTATTGAAAAAGCCGATTTAATTGCCAACCCAGGCTGTTATCCAACGGCTGTTTTATTATCCATCTTACCTCTTATAAAACATCGGTTAATTGATCCGAGCTTCTTGGTCATTGATGCGAAGAGCGGAATTTCAGGTGCAGGTAATAAACCATCACAAGCAGCACATTTCAGTGAAGCAAATGAAAGCTTCTCGATTTATAAAATTAATGAACACCAGCACATTCCGGAAATCGAACAAGCGATTTCAATGTTTACCGATATCGAGACAGCAATAACATTTAATACTCATCTAGTCCCGATGACACGTGGTATTTTAGCAACTTCCTATGCACAAGTAACGGAAGGTGTAACACAAAAACAATTAGTGGACTGTTTAACAGATACGTATAAAGATCATCCATTTGTCCGTGTCATTCAAGAGGCTTCCGCAGTGGGAACAAACCGCGTGAAAGGTTCAAATTATTGCGACATATATGTGAAGCTCGATGAAAGGACAAATCGGGCAACGATTATCGGTGTGATCGATAATTTAGTTAAAGGTGCAGCCGGTCAGGCAATTCAGAACATGAATGTCCAATTCGGTCTCCCGCAGCAAACAGGCTTACAACTCGTTCCGTATTTTATTTAATTTATAAAGATGAGTAATAGATGAAAATCAACCCGCATTTTATGACGAGCATTTTAAATTTAGGGAGGGTCATTAGATGACTTCAACAATAGAAATGAAAAAATTATCAAGCAAAAATATCGTATCACCAAAAGGGTTTACTGCAGCAGGTGTTCATTGCGGACTTAAGCATAAGAAAAAAGATTTAGCGATTCTAGTAAGTGAAGTACCAGCTAGCGTTGCCGGTGTATT
This window of the Solibacillus isronensis genome carries:
- the ccpA gene encoding catabolite control protein A; its protein translation is MTVTIYDVAREANVSMATVSRVVNGNQNVKPATRKKVLEVIERLEYRPNAVARGLASKKTTSVGVIIPDISNNLNAELARGIEDIATMYRYNIILANSDQNEEKELSLLDTMLGKQVDGIVMMSEEVTENIQRAVEACPVPIVLAGSISSTEKVASVNIDYYNAAFEAVETLINNGHMRIAFVSGPLQYTVNGQHKLVAYKDALEKANIEIDDALIVAGDGSYDDGLESWASLSELQQPPTAIFVGNDELAIGLVHGIQDSEKNVPNDVEIISFENSKLARMVRPRLTSVVLPLYDIGAVAMRLLTKYMNKEEVEQQHVILPHRIEKRGSSK
- a CDS encoding acetoin utilization AcuB family protein, coding for MIVEEIMQREIHTLLPENTVRDAVRLMRDKNIRHVPIVNKEKLVVGIITDHDLKNALPSRLREEPDSTIYDATIEKIMIKNPIVGHPLDFVEEVAMTFYDAKISCLPIVTAGKLVGIVTTTDLLYTYIELTGAHKPGSKIDIRVNDKPGMLFEITKVFHENKANVLSVLVYPDGENVKSRIVSVRLQVINPLHIIEELRKQGYDVLWPNLPGVTL
- the acsA gene encoding acetate--CoA ligase — translated: MGMKTMEKLAVIPGEHNLKNYEETAANHDWQHSETAFSWFETGKVNIAYEAIDRHATTHRKNKVALYYNDGNRKEAYSFYDMKRHTNKAANVLKEKADLKKGDRIFIFMPRTPELYFSLIGALKIGAIVGPLFEAFMEGAVYDRLMDSEATAIITTPALLTRVPLEKLPHLKTVFVVGENIEETDKIVDFNKYFAEASQDFDIEWVDKEDGSILHYTSGSTGAPKGVLQVHYAMVQQYQTAQWVLDLKETDIYWCTADPGWVTGTAYGIFGPWLNGVTNVVIGGRFSPQAWYGAIEEYGVTVWYSAPTAFRMLMGAGPNIIGKYNLSTLRHVLSVGEPLNPEVVKWGMEILKHRIHDTWWMTETGGHIICNYPSMDIKPGSMGKPVPGIYATIVDDQGNEVPPYTMGNLAIKKGWPAMMRQIWGNPERYESYFLKGEWYVSGDSAFKDEEGYFWFQGRVDDVIMTAGERVGPFEVESKLLEHPDVVEAGVIGKPDPVRGEIIKAFISLREGVKPSEALEANIRDFVKTGLSAHSAPREIEFKDKLPKTRSGKIMRRVLKAWELDLPAGDLSTMED
- a CDS encoding GNAT family N-acetyltransferase, translated to MIHVKNYYRLELKTRNGNVLVEGPVSSEKLATYTLHEDLKAFRPSHQQHEALVGIAQLEEGRIIVIRQDNIIVGYVTYLYPDPLERWSEDRIPNMIELGAIEVIPAFRGSGAGKKLLEVSFMDDAMEDYLVITTEYYWHWDLKGTGLSVWEYRNMMERMMTSVNFEYYATDDPEITSHPANCLMARVGARVGNETLERFDRLRFRNRFMY
- a CDS encoding acetoin utilization protein AcuC, translating into MKKAVFIYSPEQLTYKFSDTHPFNHKRLHLTIDLLKNIGALQDEDIVPARIATDEEIALAHDMQYIEIVKKAGHGELAAQQGEPYGIGTEDTPIFKNMHEASALLVGGTLQAVDQVLQGKSQHALNLGGGLHHGFRGRASGFCIYNDSSVAIKYIQKKYGLRVLYVDTDAHHGDGVQWSFYDDPNVCTLSIHETGRYLFPGTGNITERGNGEGYGTSFNFPIDAFTEDESFLEIYEQSMREVFEFFKPDVVLTQNGADAHYFDPLTHLYGTMNIYKEIPKLAHKLAHEYCEGRWIAVGGGGYDIWRVVPRAWSHIWTEMTDQPAPTGALPQQWLDTWQSESPVPLIPTWNDPQPLYDPIPRKAEIEEKNARMLEKALHIIRTEKNRS
- the argC gene encoding N-acetyl-gamma-glutamyl-phosphate reductase — translated: MKAGIIGATGYGGLELLRFLHNHKEVEEIGLFTSSDEGTLFSDKFPHLTDIYNQPLLKLDDDALAEYDVVFASTPSGVSSTIFPSLVERGPKLIDLSGDFRLKNLASYETWYKKNPAPQEVVDRSVYGLSEWNEPAIEKADLIANPGCYPTAVLLSILPLIKHRLIDPSFLVIDAKSGISGAGNKPSQAAHFSEANESFSIYKINEHQHIPEIEQAISMFTDIETAITFNTHLVPMTRGILATSYAQVTEGVTQKQLVDCLTDTYKDHPFVRVIQEASAVGTNRVKGSNYCDIYVKLDERTNRATIIGVIDNLVKGAAGQAIQNMNVQFGLPQQTGLQLVPYFI